The following DNA comes from Sediminitomix flava.
CCATTCAATAGCTATTGAATTAGGTTGAAATATCATCACATATGATATTAACTAATATTTTAATTAAATAATCACACTGATAAACAACACCTTAAATAGTAATCACTAGATTAAGCATGAAAGATATTTTATTTTCTCATAGAGGCTCGTATATTTGCACTCGCAAAAGACAAAAGGTCTCGTGGCCGAGTGGCTAGGCAGTGGTCTGCAAAACCATGTACAGCGGTTCGAATCCGCTCGAGACCTCTTTCTTATTCTCACCTCATCTATTCTAAATAGACATCCAAATTCCCCACTAACATTTTCAACTTTACCAACATGAATCTTTACTGGAGATTACTTGCCCTACTACTCAAATTACCTTTCATAAATACTTCTGATGAACTTAAATGGACACAAACGTTTCGTGTTCTACCTTCAGATTGTGACATTAATATTCATCTTACCAATTCTAGATATTTTGCATTTGCAGACTTAGGACGTACCTACGGTATGATCAAGTTTGGACTATTCAAACATTTAATCAAGAATAAATGGGCTGCAGTAGTTAATGCTCAAGAGATTACCTTCATTAAACAAATCCCTCCTTTCGCTAAATTCACCTTAGAAACAGAATTAATTTACTGGGATGAAAAATACTGGTACATTGAACAAAAATTCTTATTAAACAGCAAAGTTGCTGCTATTGCTAAGTTTAGAGGTGTTTACTTAGAAAAAGGGAAAGTTATTCCAAGCTCTAAAGTATTAGCCGCAAAAGGTATTTCACTAGAACAACCACCTCTTACAGATAAAATATTAAAGTGGAAAGAGATGTTGGATCAAAAAAAACAGGAATCTTTAGCCCTTCAAAAAAGCTAAGATTGAAATAATAGAGTTCAAATATTACTCAATTGCCCCTCCAATTATTTACTTTTCTACTAAAAAATAGAGATCTTGCTATTCAAATAGAATAAAATCACATTATCTATATTTTTATTCTATAAATTTTGAATATAAGGTCTCTTTTTTGATATGAATCAACTGAAACAAGCGGTAAAGGATAGATATATTATTTTTAATAAAAAGGCGAATAGAGTCACCTACCTACCTTATGGGAAAAGTCGGAGTTTGAGCAATCCAGAAGAACTTGTTCAACTAAAAACTTTTTTAGCTCTTATCTATAAATACAAATATCCAGTACATCGTATTCAGGTCTGTGTTCCAGTAAAAATGGGTTCATCTACAAAAGAGGCTGATATTGTAGTTTATCAAGATGATGAATGTAAATCGCCACTTATCATTGTAGAATGCAAAAAAGAACAAATTACTCAAGGAACTTTTATTCAAGCTATTGACCAAGGTTTCTCTTATGCCGCAAGTACTTTGGCTAAATTTGTTTGGGTGACTAATGGTCATCAAAATGCATTTTACGAAGTTTACCCAGATCGAATTGGAGAAAGGAGAGAAAATAAACTTCCTGTTTTACCAACTTACCAAAAAGAACGTTCATTCTTATTCGGAATACATAAAGGAATATTCTTATTTCTAACAGCCCCTTTACGTTTAATCAAAAAACTATTTTCAAAATCCTTCAAACACCCACAATGGATAGAGGTCTTCATCATATCTGTGATGATGCTTTTCTTCACTTTAATCTTAAGTAAAGGAGCAGTCACCTATTATGACGAAATTCATGATCTGACAAAAGTCTTATGGAAAAAGCATGGGATGCACTTTGGATGGATATTTTATGTCATTACTGTTTGTTCTTCCTTGTTTGCTCTGCTTTTAAGTTCTTCCTTGGAACTTGTTCCTATGCAAAAGAAAACTCGTACTAAATATATCTTTTTCACTTTAGCACTTATGATGATTCCTATTTGGTACGTAGAAAGTAGCTACACCCTTAGTTGGTGGAACTGGAAACATTATAAAAAACTACCACATAAAACATGGGTTTACCTCCAACCACAGCTCGTAGCCTTACCTTTCCAAATGGGATTGCTCTTCTTTTCATTATGGATTCAAAAATTCAAGCTTAAGAAAGATTCTATAGAAAGGACCAAACGAAGAAAAAGAAGTTAATTTAAAAATTAAATTCAGTTTAATGATTTACAAAAAGCTTGCACTTTCTAACTAAAGTACAAGCTTTTTACGCTTTAGAAGCAGTTACTTTAACGATCTTTTTTCTACGAACAGGTAGTGTGAATTTTTGTAATTTCTCAGGACTATCTTTGTAGATAAAATTCGCTATTTTTTCAATATTTCTAAGAAGTAGATAAATTTCATTCAATTTCTTTACCCGAAGTTCTGTCATTTGTTTCCGATCTCTTCGAACTACATCTTGCATAAGCACTGCTGTTCTCAAATCTAAAATGACTTGTTCTAAGTTTGACAATAAAACCGTACTCTGACAACCTATCTCATCCAAATGCTCTTGATTTATTAAAACCTGTTCCTTTATAACCTCAAGAAAGACAATCATTTTCTGAACATTTGTTCTCACTCCACCATATTCTCTCAAACCAAATTGCTGATAAATACTCTGATTGTCTGCAAAAGCCTTTCTAATAAAAAAAGAGAGTGTACCATACAATTCTCTTCCTTGCCTCATCAGGTTTGCTACTTTTTCGGTAAGCTCAGCTTGCTGAGTCACAAAGGTCACATCTGGCTTAATTGAGGAAAGATCATTTAAGAGTTTGGCAATTTCTAACGGATATGTCAAATCAATACTCTGATCAAATACTGTAAAGTCAGTTACAAAAGTGCGAAGCTCTTCTATAAAAAGGTTCGCACTTGTAACCAATTCTGGGTCAGGTATAGTGTAGAGTCGGTTATTAATGGGCATTATATAGGTTATCTGTATAAAGAATAATGGGTTGATAAACTACAAAGTGGTATAGCTTATAGCAAATAGAGGGTTAATAGTTGATTTTGTCAGTTCATGTAGTAAACATAGCTAGCATAAAACTCACAATAGAATAAGGTATTATTGGTTTATGTTACAATCTAGTAATACAGTAATCATTTAATTTTTTTTAGCGAAAAGAAATTAGTATCGAAAACTTGTCGCTAAAACCTGAAATCTTTTCGCTGTTGGAAATTCTCATTATTTGATTAAAAAAGAAAAGTAGCATATAAAAATTTAGAGATCTTCTTACTTGAATGATATTTGTTTATCAGAAGATCCAAATTGTATTATTTCAATTTGAGACACCATTCTTAAACAGTTTAGGGCTCAAAATTAAACATCATAAAATAAACTAATTCAAGCTTCTAATAATACAAACATTCACAGGCAACAACCTCTACCAAAAATTAAATACAGACAAGTAACCAAAATTGAAATCAGTAGTAGTTAGTTAACAACCATAAATAGCCTCAACGTATTCTATCAGCAAGTGTGTCTAATTACTTAACTAAGGGTTCAATCTTTAGACCTTATTGGTTGTGGCAAGTGAATTTTAATGGAAAGACTTTGGCTATGAAGAGAAAAAAAGTTGAAAAATAGCCGTCCAATCTGATTTCCGAAATGCTTTTTTATAATTACATTTTTGAATATGCTTTCTCCACAAATCACCACAACTTTTGATAATGGATTGTCATAACAAACAATTTAGAATACTCAAAAGCTTGCTTAACTCAGCATGACATTGAGTATTCGATTATTTACTTCAATGAATTACTATTTCAAACACCTTTTATTTATCCTCTTATTTGTCATTGGGATAAATATATCAACGAATGCTCAAGAAAATATTAAAGCAGATTCAACTGCTCTACTTCAAGAAACCGACACTACTAAACAGGAGAAAAATTTTAGGTTTAGTATTCTCGGAGGGCCAGGCTATACCCCTGACTTTGGTTTCCTAATTGGAGGAAGTATGTTATTTACTTTCAGAACTGAAGATGATCCAGACCTGAAGCGTTCAGTTGTTCCTTTTGCCTTTGCCGTTATGTTTGAGGGAGGACTAAATCTTTTAACCCGTCCTCAATTATTCTTCAATGAAGATCGCTTTAGACTATTCGGAAACTTCTCTTATGTAAATATTC
Coding sequences within:
- a CDS encoding thioesterase family protein, with the protein product MNLYWRLLALLLKLPFINTSDELKWTQTFRVLPSDCDINIHLTNSRYFAFADLGRTYGMIKFGLFKHLIKNKWAAVVNAQEITFIKQIPPFAKFTLETELIYWDEKYWYIEQKFLLNSKVAAIAKFRGVYLEKGKVIPSSKVLAAKGISLEQPPLTDKILKWKEMLDQKKQESLALQKS
- a CDS encoding type I restriction enzyme HsdR N-terminal domain-containing protein; protein product: MNQLKQAVKDRYIIFNKKANRVTYLPYGKSRSLSNPEELVQLKTFLALIYKYKYPVHRIQVCVPVKMGSSTKEADIVVYQDDECKSPLIIVECKKEQITQGTFIQAIDQGFSYAASTLAKFVWVTNGHQNAFYEVYPDRIGERRENKLPVLPTYQKERSFLFGIHKGIFLFLTAPLRLIKKLFSKSFKHPQWIEVFIISVMMLFFTLILSKGAVTYYDEIHDLTKVLWKKHGMHFGWIFYVITVCSSLFALLLSSSLELVPMQKKTRTKYIFFTLALMMIPIWYVESSYTLSWWNWKHYKKLPHKTWVYLQPQLVALPFQMGLLFFSLWIQKFKLKKDSIERTKRRKRS